The following are encoded in a window of Actinomyces oris genomic DNA:
- the dhaL gene encoding dihydroxyacetone kinase subunit DhaL, which yields MSLDAAWALDWARRAAELIAENRAELTELDRAIGDADHGDNLERGMKAVVSKLDAAQQSGGVPASPGGVLKLVATTLMATVGGAGGPLLGTAFLKAARSSEAAAWGPGDLARALEEATSGLEARGHAISGDKTMADAWRPAAMAAREAAESGQDEVGVLAAAAQAAATGAQKTEPLQARRGRASFLGERSCGHRDPGAQSSALILQAALDAARDRAADPILVVEQA from the coding sequence ATGTCCTTAGACGCCGCCTGGGCCCTTGACTGGGCCCGTCGCGCCGCCGAGCTGATCGCCGAGAACCGCGCGGAGCTGACCGAGCTGGACCGAGCCATCGGAGACGCCGACCACGGGGACAACCTGGAGCGCGGCATGAAGGCGGTGGTCTCCAAGCTCGATGCCGCTCAGCAGTCCGGAGGTGTCCCAGCAAGTCCCGGAGGGGTCCTCAAGCTCGTCGCCACCACGCTCATGGCCACCGTCGGTGGTGCCGGTGGGCCACTGCTGGGGACAGCCTTCCTCAAGGCCGCCCGCTCCAGTGAGGCTGCCGCTTGGGGGCCTGGGGACCTGGCTCGCGCCCTGGAGGAGGCCACCTCGGGTCTGGAGGCCAGAGGACATGCCATCAGCGGTGACAAGACCATGGCCGATGCCTGGCGGCCCGCGGCGATGGCCGCCAGGGAAGCCGCCGAGAGCGGGCAGGACGAGGTCGGTGTTCTCGCCGCAGCCGCGCAGGCCGCGGCCACGGGTGCCCAGAAGACCGAGCCTCTCCAGGCCCGTCGTGGTCGGGCCTCCTTCCTGGGGGAACGCTCCTGCGGTCACCGCGATCCCGGAGCCCAGTCCTCCGCACTCATCCTTCAGGCCGCCCTCGATGCCGCCCGAGACCGCGCCGCCGACCCGATCCTGGTCGTCGAGCAGGCCTGA
- a CDS encoding UDP-glucose dehydrogenase family protein: protein MRLSVIGCGYLGAVHAASMAELGHDVVGVDVDARKVNLLSAGRAPFFEPELEGLLARNVEAGRLTFTQDFSAIEGAQVHFIGVGTPQSESGAADMTYVDAAVTAMLPHLGHCTSGPEVVAGKSTVPVGSAARLSQLIEPTGATLLWNPEFLREGFAVQDTLRPDRMVYGLPENPDAAGRAQETMDAVYAQILAAGTPRLVMDYATAELVKISANAFLATKISFINAMSQVCDAAGANVTALAEAIGMDDRIGRRFLRAGIGFGGGCLPKDIRAFQARAGELGVGDALAFLAEVDRVNDTMRAGVIRTVAELLGEHTSAATVTVLGAAFKPDSDDMRNSPALDLAVELSGMVERVVVHDPAAGPILAQRTNRPYEVAASAQSALEGTDLVIIGTEWREYQDLDPAQAAGLARNRYVIDGRNCLDAQAWKAAGWSYRGIGRR from the coding sequence ATGCGTTTGTCAGTGATTGGTTGCGGATATCTCGGTGCTGTTCACGCTGCGTCAATGGCGGAGCTTGGACATGATGTGGTGGGCGTGGACGTCGATGCTCGCAAGGTAAATCTTCTCAGTGCTGGTAGGGCGCCGTTCTTCGAGCCCGAACTGGAAGGGCTTCTGGCCCGTAACGTGGAGGCCGGACGCCTGACCTTCACTCAGGACTTCTCCGCCATTGAGGGAGCCCAGGTCCATTTCATCGGCGTGGGCACACCGCAGTCCGAGTCGGGGGCGGCGGACATGACGTACGTCGATGCGGCCGTGACCGCCATGCTCCCCCACCTGGGGCACTGCACCAGCGGCCCCGAGGTGGTCGCCGGCAAGTCCACGGTTCCCGTTGGCAGCGCCGCCCGTCTGTCCCAGCTGATCGAGCCGACCGGGGCGACACTGCTGTGGAACCCGGAGTTCCTGCGGGAGGGCTTCGCAGTTCAGGACACGCTGCGTCCGGACCGGATGGTCTACGGCCTGCCGGAGAATCCCGACGCCGCCGGCCGCGCCCAGGAGACGATGGACGCGGTCTACGCGCAGATCCTGGCCGCCGGCACCCCGCGTCTGGTCATGGACTACGCCACCGCCGAGCTGGTCAAGATCAGTGCGAACGCCTTCCTGGCCACGAAGATCTCCTTCATCAACGCCATGTCCCAGGTCTGCGACGCCGCGGGGGCCAATGTGACGGCCCTCGCTGAAGCGATCGGCATGGATGACCGTATCGGGCGCCGGTTCCTGCGCGCCGGTATCGGCTTCGGAGGGGGCTGTTTGCCTAAGGACATCCGTGCCTTCCAGGCCCGCGCCGGCGAGCTCGGCGTCGGCGACGCCCTGGCCTTCCTCGCGGAGGTCGATCGCGTCAACGACACCATGCGTGCCGGCGTCATCCGCACAGTCGCTGAGCTCCTCGGCGAGCACACGTCGGCGGCCACGGTGACGGTCCTCGGGGCCGCCTTCAAACCGGACAGCGACGACATGCGCAACTCCCCCGCCCTGGATCTCGCCGTGGAACTGTCGGGCATGGTCGAGCGAGTCGTCGTGCACGACCCGGCCGCCGGCCCGATCCTCGCTCAGAGGACGAACCGCCCCTACGAGGTCGCCGCCTCAGCGCAGTCCGCCCTGGAGGGAACCGACCTGGTCATCATCGGCACGGAGTGGCGCGAGTACCAGGATCTTGACCCCGCCCAGGCGGCCGGTCTGGCACGTAACCGCTACGTCATTGACGGACGCAACTGCCTGGATGCGCAGGCCTGGAAGGCGGCCGGTTGGAGCTACCGCGGCATCGGCCGGCGGTGA
- a CDS encoding bifunctional folylpolyglutamate synthase/dihydrofolate synthase: protein MPVDDDSKQVRPGAAFGIPEGATGEEVVDAVFGQAGIDPELLPYLEAAGAPDLAEGEGLTVSVSELQEAGAQRQADAEVQDREDLEALRELVAANMIPGGDTDRLEELLAEVEADDSDDWDSWEPQLADDSEGEHLRDLQAAARGVEVAARMREVEAEILARAPEHQVQPSLERVEAVLDLLGNPERTYRTVHITGTNGKTSTARMTERLLAAGGMRTGRFTSPHLATIRERISLDGEPISEEGFIAAWEDVAPYVAMVDERSQTAGGPRLSFFEVLAVMALAAFADYPVDVAVIEVGLGGRWDATNVIGSDVAVITPIGRDHERWLGSSITEIAHEKAGIIKDGSTVIVAHQVSEAAAEIEQAVASHRVVVRRERDPHEDPASPEAGVLQVLDRQLAVGGQLVTFATAAAVYEDAFVPLHGEYQAHNALLALAAAEAVHGGRRLPARIVEDGFASVTSPGRLEVLRSSPTVLVDAGHNPHGIEALAGAVEEAFGFQHLVAVLGVMADKDAEGILAGLEPVTDAVVCVPIDSPRAMDVEDLGEIAREVYGADRVVVSQQLGEGVERAVALSEGYDAPLTASGILIVGSVVLAAEARALFGRP from the coding sequence GTGCCCGTAGACGACGACTCCAAGCAGGTCAGGCCCGGCGCCGCCTTCGGCATCCCCGAAGGGGCCACGGGGGAGGAGGTCGTCGACGCCGTCTTCGGCCAGGCCGGCATCGACCCCGAGCTCCTGCCCTACCTGGAGGCCGCAGGCGCCCCCGACCTGGCCGAGGGTGAGGGGCTGACCGTCTCCGTTTCCGAGCTTCAGGAGGCCGGTGCTCAGCGGCAGGCCGACGCCGAGGTCCAGGACCGTGAGGACCTCGAGGCTCTGCGCGAGCTCGTTGCCGCCAATATGATCCCGGGTGGTGACACCGATCGCCTCGAGGAGCTCCTGGCTGAGGTGGAGGCCGACGACTCCGACGACTGGGACTCCTGGGAGCCCCAGCTCGCCGACGACTCCGAGGGTGAGCACCTGCGCGACCTGCAGGCTGCCGCCCGCGGCGTCGAGGTCGCCGCCCGCATGCGCGAGGTCGAGGCCGAGATTCTCGCACGCGCTCCCGAGCACCAGGTCCAGCCCTCCCTGGAACGAGTCGAGGCCGTCCTCGACCTCCTGGGCAACCCCGAGCGCACCTACCGCACCGTCCACATCACCGGCACCAACGGCAAGACCTCCACCGCCCGTATGACCGAGCGACTGCTGGCCGCCGGCGGCATGCGCACCGGCCGCTTCACCTCCCCGCACCTGGCCACCATCCGCGAGCGCATCAGCCTCGACGGTGAACCGATCAGTGAGGAGGGCTTCATTGCCGCCTGGGAGGACGTGGCCCCATATGTCGCCATGGTCGACGAGCGCTCCCAGACCGCAGGCGGGCCCCGCCTGTCCTTCTTCGAGGTCCTGGCCGTCATGGCTCTGGCCGCCTTCGCCGACTACCCCGTCGACGTCGCCGTCATCGAGGTGGGCCTGGGCGGGCGGTGGGACGCCACGAACGTCATCGGCTCCGACGTCGCCGTCATCACCCCGATCGGGCGCGACCACGAGCGTTGGCTGGGCTCGTCGATCACCGAGATCGCCCATGAGAAGGCCGGCATTATCAAGGACGGTTCCACCGTCATCGTCGCCCATCAGGTCTCCGAGGCCGCTGCCGAGATCGAGCAGGCCGTGGCCTCTCACCGGGTCGTCGTGCGTCGGGAGCGGGACCCTCATGAGGACCCCGCCTCGCCGGAGGCCGGCGTCCTGCAGGTCCTCGACCGCCAGCTCGCCGTCGGCGGTCAGCTGGTCACCTTCGCCACGGCGGCGGCCGTCTACGAGGACGCCTTCGTCCCGCTGCACGGGGAGTACCAGGCCCACAATGCCCTGCTGGCCCTGGCCGCCGCCGAGGCGGTCCACGGTGGGCGCCGGCTGCCGGCGCGCATCGTCGAGGACGGTTTCGCCTCCGTCACCAGCCCGGGCCGTCTGGAGGTGCTGCGCTCCTCGCCGACGGTCCTCGTCGACGCCGGGCACAACCCGCACGGCATCGAGGCCCTCGCCGGAGCCGTCGAGGAGGCCTTCGGCTTCCAGCACCTCGTCGCGGTCCTGGGTGTCATGGCCGATAAGGACGCCGAGGGCATCCTGGCGGGCCTGGAACCGGTGACCGACGCCGTCGTGTGCGTCCCCATCGACTCACCCCGGGCCATGGACGTCGAGGACCTCGGCGAGATCGCCCGGGAGGTCTACGGCGCCGACCGCGTCGTGGTGAGCCAGCAGCTCGGCGAGGGAGTGGAGCGGGCGGTCGCCCTGTCGGAGGGGTATGACGCCCCGCTGACCGCCTCAGGAATCCTCATCGTCGGCTCCGTCGTTTTGGCCGCCGAGGCCCGCGCCCTGTTCGGCAGACCCTGA
- a CDS encoding AAA family ATPase, with product MHLKTLTIKGFKSFASSTTLRLEPGITAVVGPNGSGKSNVVDALTWVMGEQGAKNLRGGSMADVIFAGAGSRPALGRAEVSLTIDNTDGALPIDYTEVTISRTLFRGGGSEYRINGSPCRLLDVQELLSDTGLGRQMHVIVGQGQLDAVLSATPEDRRGFIEEAAGVLKHRKRKERALRKLESMAADLARVADLTQELRRQLGPLARQAAIARRARSIQVEVRDATARLLADDVVQAQSLLEAGDEDKEALARRRSAVEEAERVARARLSELAAIETTSAQRLARAGGIWEELTAAAQSLGALADVAGERIRLLASAPAPSHGTDPEELERRAEAAAREEAELADTLEAARTALSDATRVRTDAETAEKAADQELSAAQRRVSDRRETIARAGGRVASARSRHEASLAALEQARSALRAAEAREDSARAALAEAGGEVEPVEVARSGPQDDAGAPRPASAEAGAAADAAVRAAAVHDEASRHLAQAREAVAAATDARREAASDRATWTARRDTLAMSLRGQDGTAALLQAGIDGLLGPLAEHLSVERGWENAVAALLGTLAEAGLAADVEAALAGLEHARSQDIGAVRLVLADDPSLTAEADTDEEAGAAPVDGALAARDLVGPAQPGHLERVLDRLLKDSWLVEDLEAARTLRSELPDAIVATRGGDVLAPGWVAGAGRGASSVLELTAAHDEADTEAAAAAQAETEADAALEEARRQEDAARQALSEALSALRQADAEAARAAEVMARLTSAAHAAAEETGRARRVLERAEAESVQRTAELAAATAALAEVEDGVGDTSDGDGAGGAGGSGAAGASGKGSPDSLERALEVARREREAAADTARQARAAETDARLSLRTAEERERSSRGRADSLRAAARRERDQRAAAERAQQRRSAQLAVATHVRDQARAAAEAARLSVQQAADERAAIETERAQALAATNEVREEIDRLTKELGSLTDAAHREEVARAEQRMRLEALAERAMNELGLELEPLVEEYGPHMLVPELIEDAEAAADSGSDSAAVQETAQVSAGGSGHLGRPYVRSEQEKRLAKASRDLTRLGKVNPLALEEHAALEQRHQFLAEQLADLKRSRDDLLSIVEEIDARVQEVFAQAYEDTARQFASVFDRLFPGGEGRLVLTDPDDMLTTGIEIEARPAGKKVKRLSLLSGGERSLAAVALLVAIFKARPSPFYVMDEVEAALDDTNLGRLLEIFTELRRSSQLIIITHQKRTMEVADALYGITMRDGVTKAVSQRLAQPDRGTAVTPDV from the coding sequence GTGCACCTCAAGACGTTGACGATCAAGGGATTCAAGTCCTTCGCGTCGTCGACCACCCTCCGCCTGGAGCCAGGCATCACCGCCGTGGTCGGACCCAACGGGTCCGGCAAGTCCAATGTCGTCGACGCCCTGACCTGGGTCATGGGGGAGCAGGGCGCCAAGAACCTGCGCGGCGGCTCCATGGCCGACGTCATCTTCGCCGGCGCCGGCTCCCGCCCGGCCCTCGGGCGTGCCGAGGTCTCCTTGACCATCGACAACACCGACGGCGCCCTGCCGATCGACTACACCGAGGTCACCATCTCGCGCACCCTGTTCCGTGGCGGCGGGTCGGAGTACCGCATCAACGGCAGCCCGTGCCGCCTCCTCGACGTCCAGGAGCTCCTCAGCGACACGGGCCTCGGGCGCCAGATGCACGTCATCGTCGGGCAGGGGCAGCTCGACGCGGTCCTGAGCGCCACGCCTGAGGACCGCCGCGGCTTCATCGAAGAGGCCGCCGGCGTCCTCAAGCACCGCAAGCGCAAGGAACGCGCCCTTCGCAAGCTGGAGTCCATGGCCGCCGACCTCGCCCGCGTCGCTGACCTCACCCAGGAGCTGCGTCGCCAGCTCGGCCCCCTGGCCCGACAGGCCGCCATCGCCCGGCGCGCCCGGAGCATCCAGGTCGAGGTCCGTGACGCCACCGCCCGGCTCCTGGCCGACGACGTCGTCCAGGCCCAGTCCCTCCTGGAGGCCGGTGACGAGGACAAGGAGGCCCTGGCCCGGCGCCGTAGCGCCGTCGAGGAGGCCGAGCGTGTCGCCAGGGCCCGTCTGAGTGAGCTGGCCGCTATCGAGACCACCTCCGCCCAGCGCCTCGCCCGCGCCGGCGGTATCTGGGAGGAGCTCACGGCCGCGGCCCAGTCCCTCGGGGCGCTCGCGGACGTGGCCGGCGAGCGGATCCGGCTCCTGGCCTCCGCCCCGGCCCCGAGTCACGGCACCGATCCTGAGGAGCTCGAGCGGCGGGCCGAGGCCGCGGCCCGTGAGGAGGCCGAGCTTGCCGACACCCTCGAGGCCGCCCGCACCGCGCTCAGTGACGCCACCCGGGTGCGTACGGACGCGGAGACTGCCGAGAAGGCAGCCGACCAGGAGCTCTCAGCGGCTCAGCGTCGCGTCTCAGACAGACGTGAGACCATCGCCCGGGCCGGTGGGCGCGTCGCCTCGGCCCGTAGTCGCCACGAGGCCAGCCTGGCCGCCCTCGAGCAGGCGCGCAGCGCGCTGCGCGCCGCTGAGGCCCGCGAGGACAGTGCCCGGGCTGCCCTGGCCGAGGCCGGGGGAGAAGTGGAACCGGTAGAGGTGGCCAGGAGCGGCCCGCAGGACGACGCCGGTGCTCCACGGCCAGCCTCTGCAGAGGCGGGTGCGGCGGCCGACGCGGCGGTGCGGGCCGCCGCCGTGCATGACGAGGCCTCGCGGCACCTGGCCCAGGCCCGTGAGGCCGTCGCGGCCGCGACCGACGCCCGCCGGGAGGCGGCCTCCGACCGGGCCACCTGGACCGCCAGACGCGACACCCTGGCCATGTCCCTGCGGGGCCAGGACGGCACCGCCGCGCTGCTGCAAGCCGGTATCGATGGTCTCCTCGGACCGCTTGCCGAGCACCTCAGTGTCGAGCGCGGCTGGGAGAACGCCGTCGCCGCCCTTCTGGGAACGCTCGCCGAGGCCGGCCTGGCCGCCGATGTCGAGGCGGCTCTGGCCGGGCTGGAGCATGCCCGTAGCCAGGACATCGGGGCGGTACGACTGGTGCTGGCCGACGACCCATCACTGACTGCCGAAGCCGACACGGATGAAGAGGCAGGGGCGGCTCCCGTTGACGGGGCCCTGGCGGCTCGCGACCTCGTCGGTCCCGCGCAGCCGGGACATCTCGAGCGGGTCCTCGACCGGCTGCTCAAGGACTCCTGGTTGGTGGAGGACCTTGAGGCAGCCAGGACCCTGCGTAGCGAGCTGCCCGATGCCATCGTGGCCACACGTGGCGGAGACGTCCTGGCGCCCGGCTGGGTCGCCGGAGCCGGTCGAGGAGCCTCCTCAGTCCTTGAGCTCACTGCCGCCCACGACGAGGCCGACACTGAAGCCGCCGCCGCTGCGCAGGCCGAGACTGAGGCCGACGCGGCCCTGGAGGAGGCCCGTCGCCAGGAGGATGCTGCTCGCCAGGCGCTCAGCGAGGCACTGTCCGCCCTGCGCCAGGCTGACGCCGAGGCCGCCCGGGCCGCCGAGGTGATGGCTCGCCTGACCTCCGCCGCCCACGCCGCCGCCGAGGAGACCGGGCGTGCTCGCCGGGTGCTGGAGCGTGCCGAGGCCGAGTCGGTCCAGCGCACCGCCGAGCTCGCCGCCGCCACTGCCGCGCTGGCAGAGGTGGAGGACGGGGTGGGTGACACCAGTGACGGTGACGGCGCCGGAGGTGCCGGTGGGTCGGGAGCGGCGGGCGCCTCGGGGAAGGGGAGTCCCGACAGCCTTGAGCGCGCCCTGGAGGTGGCCCGCCGGGAGCGTGAGGCCGCTGCGGACACCGCGCGCCAGGCCCGCGCCGCGGAGACCGACGCCAGGCTCTCCCTGCGCACTGCCGAGGAGCGCGAGCGCTCCAGCCGCGGGCGGGCCGACTCGCTGCGAGCGGCGGCGCGCCGTGAAAGGGACCAGCGTGCCGCCGCCGAGCGGGCCCAGCAGCGGCGCAGCGCCCAGCTGGCCGTCGCCACCCATGTGCGGGACCAAGCGCGGGCGGCCGCTGAGGCAGCGCGCCTCAGTGTGCAGCAGGCGGCAGATGAGCGCGCCGCCATTGAGACTGAGCGTGCCCAGGCCCTGGCCGCCACCAACGAGGTTCGCGAGGAGATCGACCGGCTGACCAAGGAGCTGGGCAGCCTCACCGACGCCGCCCACCGCGAGGAGGTGGCTCGGGCCGAGCAGCGCATGCGTCTGGAAGCCCTGGCGGAGCGCGCCATGAACGAGCTCGGCCTGGAGCTGGAACCCCTTGTGGAGGAGTACGGACCGCACATGCTCGTTCCCGAGCTCATTGAGGACGCCGAGGCTGCCGCCGATTCTGGCTCCGACTCCGCCGCGGTTCAGGAGACTGCTCAGGTGTCGGCCGGCGGCTCGGGCCACCTGGGCCGTCCCTACGTGCGCTCCGAGCAGGAGAAGCGCCTGGCCAAGGCCTCGCGCGACCTCACCCGGCTCGGCAAGGTCAACCCGCTGGCCCTGGAGGAGCACGCGGCTCTGGAGCAGCGTCACCAGTTCCTGGCCGAGCAGCTGGCCGACCTCAAGCGCTCGCGGGACGACCTGCTCAGCATCGTCGAGGAGATCGACGCGCGAGTTCAGGAAGTCTTCGCCCAGGCCTACGAGGACACCGCCCGTCAGTTCGCCTCCGTCTTCGATCGGCTCTTCCCCGGCGGGGAGGGGCGACTGGTGCTCACGGATCCCGATGACATGCTCACCACCGGCATCGAGATCGAGGCGCGCCCCGCCGGCAAGAAGGTCAAGCGACTCTCCCTGCTCTCAGGAGGGGAACGTTCGCTGGCCGCCGTGGCACTCCTGGTGGCGATCTTCAAGGCACGGCCCTCGCCCTTCTATGTCATGGACGAGGTCGAGGCGGCCCTGGACGACACGAACCTGGGGCGGTTGCTGGAGATTTTCACCGAGCTGCGGCGCTCCAGCCAGCTCATCATCATCACCCATCAGAAACGGACCATGGAGGTGGCCGACGCCCTCTACGGCATCACGATGCGCGACGGGGTCACCAAGGCCGTCTCGCAGAGGCTGGCCCAGCCCGACCGCGGTACGGCTGTGACTCCTGATGTCTGA
- the ndk gene encoding nucleoside-diphosphate kinase: MASTSHAGRILILIKPDAVERRLTGEILRRIEAKGYALTALKVLTPTEEILAQHYAEHVDKPFYPGVVEYMTSGNVVAAVAEGQRVVEGVRSLMGPTDPTTAAPGTIRGDLGRDWGTPAILNLVHGSDSDESAAREIAIWFPELAD, encoded by the coding sequence ATGGCAAGCACTTCCCACGCCGGCCGCATCCTCATCCTCATCAAGCCCGACGCCGTCGAGCGTCGTCTCACCGGTGAGATCCTGCGTCGTATCGAGGCCAAGGGGTACGCCCTGACGGCCCTGAAGGTCCTCACCCCCACGGAGGAGATCCTCGCCCAGCACTACGCCGAGCACGTGGACAAGCCCTTCTATCCCGGTGTTGTGGAGTACATGACCTCCGGCAACGTGGTGGCTGCAGTTGCTGAGGGGCAGCGTGTCGTCGAGGGCGTGCGCAGCCTCATGGGTCCCACCGACCCCACCACGGCCGCGCCCGGCACCATCCGCGGAGACCTGGGACGTGACTGGGGCACCCCCGCCATCCTCAACCTCGTCCACGGCTCGGACAGCGACGAGTCTGCCGCCCGTGAGATCGCCATCTGGTTCCCCGAGCTGGCTGACTGA
- a CDS encoding ABC transporter ATP-binding protein, protein MLELSGLSKRFGSLQALDDLSLSLDRGEIVGFVGANGAGKSTTMRIVMGVLHADAGTVTWKGAPVDAAIRRSIGYMPEERGLYPRMKVAEQLIYLARLHGLSASAAKAAASQWTERLGLEERRGDEVQSLSLGNQQRVQLAAALVSGPELLILDEPFSGLDPVAVDVMSQVILERAAAGVPTLFSSHQLDVVERLCDRVVIVRSGRLVADGTIPELQATATPRWRAVVEPAAGSAPVQTASLNLPAPTLVVDDAGRLVITAAGADEQELLSTAQRLGTVRELGPVRHRLTEIFRDVLTTPSREGTADTNETKETHR, encoded by the coding sequence ATGCTTGAACTGTCCGGCCTGTCCAAACGCTTCGGGAGCCTACAGGCCCTGGACGATCTCTCCTTGTCCCTGGACCGCGGTGAGATTGTTGGCTTCGTCGGTGCGAACGGAGCGGGCAAGTCCACCACGATGCGCATCGTCATGGGGGTGCTCCACGCTGACGCCGGCACCGTGACCTGGAAGGGAGCCCCCGTGGACGCCGCCATCCGCCGCAGTATCGGCTATATGCCCGAGGAGCGCGGCCTCTACCCCCGAATGAAGGTGGCCGAGCAGCTCATCTACCTGGCCCGTCTCCACGGTCTGTCCGCCTCCGCTGCCAAGGCGGCCGCGAGCCAGTGGACCGAGCGCCTGGGCCTGGAGGAGCGCCGCGGCGACGAGGTGCAGAGCCTGTCGCTGGGCAACCAGCAGCGTGTCCAGCTGGCTGCCGCGCTGGTGAGCGGCCCCGAGCTGCTCATTCTCGATGAGCCCTTCTCCGGCCTGGATCCGGTGGCCGTGGACGTCATGAGCCAGGTCATCCTGGAGCGGGCGGCAGCAGGCGTGCCCACTCTGTTCTCCTCCCACCAGCTCGACGTCGTCGAGCGCCTGTGCGACCGGGTGGTCATCGTCCGCTCGGGCCGGCTCGTGGCCGATGGGACGATTCCCGAGCTGCAGGCCACCGCGACGCCCCGATGGCGGGCCGTTGTCGAGCCGGCCGCGGGGAGCGCACCAGTGCAGACCGCCTCCTTGAACCTGCCCGCCCCCACGCTCGTGGTCGATGACGCCGGCCGCCTGGTCATCACCGCGGCGGGAGCCGATGAGCAGGAGCTGCTGAGCACGGCCCAGCGCCTGGGGACGGTGCGCGAGCTCGGCCCGGTGCGCCACCGGCTCACCGAGATCTTCCGGGACGTGCTGACCACGCCCTCCCGTGAGGGAACCGCCGACACCAATGAGACGAAGGAGACGCACCGATGA
- a CDS encoding ABC transporter permease, with the protein MSDRTTPITRRQEIALVTGRELRAHLLKKSTIILTLVLLIAAVGGIVGVKLYTSGQDQAYRIGLKGMSLSQAAGLDKAAASNGETIELVDVSAHQAKDVLADDAPEGTPHVDMVLDVSGSTPTITVDKSADDAVVSGVTAFLQQSALGQQIASLGGDPAQVASQLSAAKPEVTVLHAPQRDSADFGSRYAILMTIDILLLFAIMGGGQFIAQGVVEEKSSRIVEILLACVRPSSLLAGKILGIGIASVLTTGLVAVVGVITAKATGVMPEISLNLDGVLVAMIVWMIVGYAIFSVAFGAAASLVSRQEDVSSVSMPLVMLSMIPYVLSFMMATGDTNSMTFRVLSYLPPFSPFMMPARLVLGVSSWTEQLIALGLALVFLPLLVRVAAAIYTRAVTRTGARVPLKEVLRRAERA; encoded by the coding sequence ATGAGCGACCGGACCACCCCTATTACTCGCCGTCAGGAGATCGCCCTGGTCACCGGCCGCGAGCTGCGGGCGCACCTGCTGAAGAAGTCGACCATCATCCTGACCCTGGTGCTGCTCATCGCCGCCGTCGGCGGCATCGTCGGCGTCAAGCTCTACACCTCGGGCCAGGACCAGGCCTACCGGATCGGGCTCAAGGGCATGTCCCTCTCCCAGGCCGCTGGCCTGGACAAGGCGGCCGCCTCCAACGGGGAGACGATCGAGCTCGTCGACGTCTCCGCCCACCAGGCGAAGGACGTCCTGGCCGATGACGCCCCCGAGGGCACGCCGCACGTGGACATGGTCCTGGACGTCTCCGGCTCGACCCCCACCATCACTGTGGACAAGTCAGCCGACGACGCAGTCGTCTCAGGGGTCACTGCCTTCCTCCAGCAGTCGGCTCTGGGCCAGCAGATCGCGTCCCTGGGAGGCGACCCCGCCCAGGTGGCCTCTCAGCTCAGCGCCGCCAAGCCCGAGGTGACAGTGCTCCACGCCCCTCAACGCGATTCGGCCGACTTCGGCTCACGCTACGCGATCCTCATGACGATCGACATCCTGCTGCTGTTCGCCATCATGGGAGGCGGTCAGTTCATCGCCCAGGGAGTGGTGGAGGAGAAGTCGAGCCGGATCGTGGAGATCCTCCTGGCCTGCGTGCGGCCCAGCTCGCTGCTGGCCGGGAAGATCCTGGGGATCGGCATCGCCTCGGTCCTGACCACAGGACTCGTCGCCGTCGTCGGAGTCATCACCGCGAAGGCCACGGGAGTCATGCCGGAGATCAGCCTCAACCTGGACGGCGTGCTCGTCGCAATGATCGTGTGGATGATCGTGGGCTATGCAATCTTCTCGGTCGCCTTCGGGGCCGCGGCCTCGCTCGTGAGCCGCCAGGAGGACGTCAGCTCGGTGAGCATGCCCCTGGTCATGCTCTCGATGATCCCCTATGTCCTGAGCTTCATGATGGCCACCGGAGACACCAACAGCATGACCTTCCGAGTGCTGTCCTACCTGCCGCCCTTCTCCCCCTTCATGATGCCTGCGCGCCTGGTGCTGGGGGTCTCCTCCTGGACCGAGCAGTTGATCGCCCTGGGACTCGCGCTCGTCTTCCTGCCACTGCTGGTGCGCGTGGCGGCGGCGATCTACACCCGGGCCGTCACCCGCACCGGCGCCCGAGTCCCCCTCAAGGAGGTCCTCAGGAGGGCCGAACGGGCCTGA